The following nucleotide sequence is from Dyella sp. BiH032.
ATGTGCCATGAGCGTTTCCCCTTGTGTACCCGCCGAAGATAATGGCTCGGCTCAGTGTCCATATGGGTTTTTCGTCCCAGCCTTCCCCGTGTAGGGATTGACGTTGCCCTTGGTTGACCAGTTGTTGAACTTCGAGTCGTCAGCCCCGGTGCGATAGTGGGGCGGGACATAGGTGCCGGTCTTTGTCGTGTGGCCGTTTACGTGGACGACAGAGGCGTGGCTGCCGCCATGACCGCCGCCCTTGGCGACTGCGGCAAAGGAAAGAGTCAACAAGCAGCCCGCCAGCAAGAAGCTGAGTTTGTGCATGAGTTGTTCCCCCGTGGTTTTCTGCCAGGCCGTTGCAGCACGGCAGCGTGCCCGATCCTAAGCCCGCGGTAGTGGCTGGTGGTAGTGCCTTTTAGCCGATCTAGGCACACTGGGATGGCCGCTGCAACCACAGCTTGTATATGCGTAAAGCTCGGGTTTGTCAGGCCCTAAAGAGAGGAGCCAACGATGGCGTCAACTATGGTTGTCGGTTTGCCCGTTGTCGCTCAACCCAGACGTCTATTTCTGATTTCCGCCAGACTCTTTGATTGCCCAATATCTTTGCCCCGATGGGGAAGTCTGGCCGACACGCAATGCGCTCAAGGAACGTTCTGCGCTTGACGCTCAGGAAGGCCGCACAGCCATCGGCAGACAGCCAGCGGTCGCCCCGAATAAGGGCGGCGAGCCTTGGCAAAATGTCTTCTGAGTCTTTGTCCATAGGGGGCGACAACCATGGTTGACGCCTAGCGGCGCCTTCTCCGCCGCCGACCTTGCCGACCAGCTTGGATAGCGTCTCGCCACTCTAGGATGTCCTTGGCGATCCAACGTGGGTGACCATCGTTATCGGCGCGCTTGGGGAAGTCTGGGCGAGCGGCCAGGTGGTCACGCACATACAGCTTGCTTAGTCCAAGTAACTCGGCAACCTGCTCTGCATTGAGCGAGCGAAGTTCAAACGGTACTTGTACTTGATCAGCATCAGACATGGCGCACTCCCTTGGAAGGGTTACGACCCAACGAGGGCGGCAATCCTAAATGGCGGATAGCTAATGCCGAGAGAAAAATACGTCTGGTTGCTGTTTGGCTAAGGCCGAGTGGAGGGTTTCCTTGGTGCTCAGACGAGCCCACGGTGGTGCCCATCTTCGAGTGTCTGCTATAGGTCTCCACAGTCAGACGGCCAAGAGCGGCAGACATGAGCGTAACGACTCGACAGGAGCTATATGAGGAAATCTGGACGGACCCGGTAACGGTGGTGGCTAAGCGGTACGGCCTATCTGATGTCGGCCTGGCGAAGCTTTGCCGCAGGATGGGAATTCCTATTCCACCGAGAGGCTACTGGGCGAAACTGCGAAGCGGGACGAAGGTCAAGAAGACACGCTTGCCCGCCAAAGGGCATTTCGTGACCACGGTGCGACTAACCCGTTTCGATCCCGAGGTAGTTGCGGCGAACGAAGAGGCCAAGCGCCAAAAGGATGTCTTAAAAGAAGAGGTCGCCAAGACTGTTGTCTTGGCTAATAGCTATGAGCTGCATCCGCTGGTTGCACTGACGAAAAGAAGGGTCAGTCAATTCAAAGAGGAGGCCAAGAATCCTCCCAGAGCGAACGGTGTGCTCGACGTAAGAGTCTCTAAGGGGGCATTTGATCGGGCACTTCGTCTGTTCAATGCACTTATCCAGGAGATGATTGGCCTGGGTGCGATAGTGCGCGTTGACAACCAAACTCATGAGACGAAGTTCGGTTACAAGGACATAGAATTTCAGATATCAATAGCTGAGCACTTCAAGCGCATTGATCATCAGGAGACCGTGGAGGAGAGGGAGGGCCGCCTAAACCCAAGGCGAGATCCTTACTTCGGACTTCCATACTCGCCGTATGCACCCAAATATGACTATGTCGCCTCTGGCGTGCTCACTGTTTCTGCTGGAAGCTGGCCGACCAAGGTATGGAAAGACAGTGCATCAAGGCTGCTAGAAGATCGCATTCAGGACATGATTGTTGGGATGGCTGTTCTCGCCGCCGAGATTCGAAAGCGAGAGAACGAGCGCGCAGAGGCTCATCGCATTTCTGAATTGCGAAGAGTGCATGATGAAGAAGTAAGGGCGAGGCGCGAGACCGAACTTAAGAGGCTCAAGGCCGTAGAAGCCGAAGCTAGAGAGTGGGATAGAGCTAGGCAGCTTAGGTCTTATGCGGCTGCCGCAGAAGCAAAGGCGTTGAGTGCTGGAAGTCTTACGGCCGAGCTGGAGGGGTGGCTGACTTGGGTTAGGGCAAAGGCAGACTGGATAGATCCCCTCGTATCGGTAAGTGATCCGATCCTCGATGGCCCTAAGTCAAAGAACATGGGCTGGTATAAACATGCCGAGGAAGAGTAGCCAAGCGTTCTAGACATACCCGTCTGCTGCAAGATGCCATGTCGGTGGGGAGGCCATTGGCTTAGCAAGCGTGCCAGCAGGCGAGTGCCATCCATGAGGCCACAGATCGGGTCGAACAGCCCGCCCGGGTCGATAGGGAAAGGGCGTCGGTGCTGACGCCCTTTCGTGATACGCGAATCGTTTCTCAGGTCTCGTCGACTGTGGGGGCGATAGGGCCAACGATTTTGGTTGCCTCAATACCGCCCTCCCTTGCGCCAGCGGACGAGTAGGTCTCACTGGTTCCGATGGGTTCGCCATTGGCGGCCTTGAGCACGAAGTAAGGACTTCCGTCCTTCGCCGTGAGCCGGTTGTATCGTGCATCGATAGGGGAGTTAACCCGTACGGAGGCAATGCCTCCCTCTGCGCTTTGCTTTGTCGTGTAACGTTCGCTGGTGATGAGGGTCTGATAGTTGGCCGCTTGCAGTACGAAGTAGTACTGAGCACCTGAACGCCTCAAGAGATATCGACCTGCCATGGCTTCCTCCCTGTTCACTGAGGCAACTCCGGCCCCGACCACCGAGACCGGTAGCGCCTGGCGAACGTAGCAGCTATCTGTGGAGCGAGGGGATAGGTCGATCGTTCGATGGGCGCAGTCTTAGCCCTTCTTGCGCTTGATCGGTACGACTTTGCCGCCTGCCTTTAAGCCTGCCAAGTAGTCCGCCCAACCCTGCATCATCCGCTTGCGCTCTTCGAGGTATTGGGCCGCGTGGGTGTAAGCGCCGCGGACCTTATTAGACTCGGCATGCGCTAGCTGGCGCTCGATGGCGTCAGCATTCCAGCCCATCTCGTTGAGCCGAGTGGCGGCCATGCTGCGGAATCCGTGGCCTGTCATTTCGTCGGTAGCGTAGCCAAGCCGGCGGAGGGCGGCATTGATGGTGTTTTCTGACATGGGGCGGCTGGCGGTACGGACACCAGGGAATACGTAGTGGCCGTGGCCTGTTAGACCGTGCAGGTCGCGGAGAATTTCGACGGCCTGGGAGGACAGGGGAACCAAATGCGGGGCTTTCATCTTCATCCGCTCGCCAGGGATGCGCCACATGGCAGCATTCAGGTCGAACTCTGACCACTCGGCTTTGCGCAACTCGCCAGGGCGCACGAAGACCAGCGGGGCCAGCTCGAGAGCGGCTTGGGTGACGGGCTGGCCCGAGAAGCCCTCGATGGCCCTCAGAAGCTCCCCGATCTTCTTGGGATCGGTGATGGTGGCCCGATGGGTCGGCTTGGGCGTGGTGAACAGCCTACGGAGGCTGGAGGTGATATCGCTGTGCGTCCGGCCTTCGAGAACAGCCCAGCGGAACACTTGGCCAGCTGTGATCTTTGCCCGGCTGGCCGTTTCCCGCTTGCCGGCTTCCTCAGCTTTCCTGAGGACGTCGCGCAGCTCGATAGCCGTAATCTCGGTGATGGGGCGCTGACCGATATGGGGGAATAGGTAGGCTTCCAGGCGCCAGCGGTCTTTGGCAGCCGTGGTTTCGGCCGTATCGCCCTTGGCTTCGCGATACGCCATCCAGTCACGGGCAACGCGTTCAAAGGTGTCTGAGGCGATGGCCTCTGCTTGGACCCTGGCGGCCTTCTCGGCCCTCCGCCGCTCACTCGGGTCTTCGCCCTGGGCTAGAAGCCTCCGGGCCTCCTCATGACGCTGGCGCGCGTCCTGGAGCGAGACGACGGGGTAGGAGCCAAGCGCCAGTAGCTTCTCCTTGCCAGCGACGCGATATTTCCATCGCCATAGCTTCGAGCCAATGGGGTTCACGAGCAGATACAAGCCGTTGCTTACCGCGATCTTGTATGGCTTGTCCTGTGGCTTCGCTTTGCGCAGCGCAACGTCGGTGATGAGCTTCGGCATCTGGGGGTATCCAGTTGACGGGTCTGGGGGCGATACCCCCACGTACCCCCAGATATACCCCCAAAAGGGGCGAGATTCTAGGAGACGCCCCTGGACGTGTCTGGACGGCAGGCATAAAAAAACCCGCATATTTGCGGGCTTTTCTCGTGTTCCGTGGACTCTATGGGACGTCCCTGGACTCTCTCTTGGTACCGGTGATAGGACTCGAACCTACACTCTGTCGCCAGAAGCGGATTTTGAGTCCGCCGCGTCTACCATTCCGCCACACCGGCATTGCAGCGGGGCATTATGCCGGGTTCAGTGGACGGGGTCGAGCCCCAGCTGGCGGTCGGTGCGTTCGTAGCAATGATCGGTGCCGACCGGCTTGAAGATGGCGCAATGGGTCATGGGCCCGGAATAGATGTGCAGGCTCACTGCGACGGCATCGTCGCTGGGGTTGCGGATGGTGTGGTACTCATGCGGCGGGATCAGGCTGCCGGCGGAGCCGGGACCGGCCTGGATCGAGCCGACCGGCTGGAAGCGCCACTGGCCATCCTGATCGGCCAGGCGCTCGTACTGGACCACTTCCAGGGCGCCGCTCCAGACGCCTTCGACGCACCACATGCCGCAATGGTCGTGAATGGGGGTGCCCTGGCCGGGGCCCCAGGTCATGGCGACCACGCAATAGTCGTGTTGCTCGCTGCGATACAGCTCGCGACGGGCGTAACGGCCTTCCACGGTCTCGAAGACGCAATCGGGCAGTTTCACTTCCTGGCTGCGGATCAGCTGGCACAGGCTGTTGCGGAGGCTGTCGGTGATCTCTGGCGTGCTCGGCTTGCTGACGGCGCTGTCAATGGCGTCGATGAGCTTGCGACAACCAGGAAATTCCACGGTAAGCATGCGGTTCTCGTAGGCGGCGGTGCGACTGGGCAGGATCTTACCAGCCCGGGGCCGGAGGCCGGTTAAAGCGGGCTACAGGCGGCCGAGAAAGCCCCCGATCGCCCGGCTGTAATTCTCGATATCCACCAGAAAGGCATCGTGTCCCTGAGGGGAGTCCAGGGCGACGAACTCGACATCGGCGCCCGCGGCACGCAGCCCCTCGGCGATCTGCTCCTGCTGCTCGAGCGGAAACAGGATATCGGTGCTGACGCCGATGACCAGGGCCTGCTCGACGCGGATGCGCTTGAGTCCCTCCAGAATGCTGCCGCCGCCGTACTCCGACACATCGAACCAATCGCTCGCACGCGACAGGTACAGATAGCTATTGGGGTCGAAACCGCGCACGAAGCGTTGCGCATGCCCCTGGAGATACGACTCCACCTGGAACTCGAAGCCGAACGGATCATCGTCGCGCTGTTCCGGTTCTAGCCGGATGCGCGCGAAGCGCCCGTTCCATTCCATGGCGGAGCGATAGGTGATCACGCCCAGCTTGCGCGCGATGCTCATGCCCGTTTCCGGGTAATGCGCATCGTCGTAGCGGCCGTTGTTCCACTGCGGATCGAGCCGGATCGCCTCGCGCTGCAGCGAGCGGATGGCGATGGCGAAGGGTTGCGCCTGCGGCGCGGTATCCACGCTGATATGTGCGCGTGCGCTGCCGGGATGCAGCAGCATGTAGGCCAGCGCACTCATGCCGCCCATGGAGCAGCCGATCAGGCAGGCGAGCTGTTCGATATCCAGGCTGCGCACGGCCGCGTAAGCGGCATTGGCGACGTCCTCGAGGGCCAGCTCGGGAAAATCCAATCGATAGGGTTCGCCGGTGGCCGGGTTGATCGACGCCGGACAAGTGGAGCCCTTGTCGCTTCCCAGCGAATTCACGCAGATCACGAACCAGCGATCAGTATCGATGGCCTTGCCCGGCCCCACCATCGCCTCCCACCAGCCAGGAGACGGGTCCTGCGCATTCGAAGCGGCATGCGCGCTCGGCGAGAGACCAGTGAGGATCAATACCGCATTGTCCCGCGCATCGCTCAGCTTGCCCCAGGTTTCGAATGCCACGCGGGCGCCGCGCAGCTCGCCGCCGCGCTTCATGCGGAATGGGGAGGGAAGATCGAAATAGCGTCGCGCGTCGTGGCTCATCAATGGACCTTGTCGATCTCTATCTTGACCGGCGCTGCCGCATTCACGTCGACCACGCCGGCGTCTCCCTCCAGATCGCCCGGCTGTGCGATGGCCTGTCCGTTCTTGCTGATGCGGGCGCCCACGAATACCCGTTTGGCGGACGACAGCTTGAGCTGGGGCGTCATACCCATGGCGTCGGTGAGCGTCACCGAGGCGGGGAGGGCGGCAGCGTCCATTCTGGCCACCGCCAGGGGCATCGGCGGTCCTTGTTCGGCGCGGGCGTAGACGAACAGCGTATCGCCTGCGCCCAGCTTGCCTTTCAACGACGGCGCCAGCGAAACCTGGACGCGGAGCGCCGGGCCGTCGGCGGTCGGCGTTTCCTGTGCGACGGGCGAGCCACCGGCGCGTGCTTCGGCGATCGCAATCTGTTCGGCCACCGCTTTCGCCACGGTAGAGCCGGGTTCCAGCATGGGCTGCAGCTTGCGCCAGGTCGTGGCCGCTTCCGCATAGCGATCGTGCTGGAACTGACTGATGCCGAGCAGCCAGAGACCACGTTGGTTATCCGGCTCCTGCTGCACGGCCCGCTCCAGGAGATCCAGGGCCCGGCCTTCGATGCGATGGTCAGGTCGCGCGATCGAGTCCGATTCGGCCCAGCCGACCATGGCAACGGTGCTGTCCGGGTCCAGCTTCAGCGCTTCGCCGTAAGCATCGCGTGCTTTGTCCGACTTGCGCATGGCGCCGTAGGTCTGGGCCAGCAGCAACCACCCTTGCAGGTCTTTGGGTTGCTCTGCGAGGTGGGTCCGCAATTCGGCCACGGCCTGGTCGATGGTCAGCGGCTGCTCCGCTTGCTTTTCCACGCCGTTCAACGCGACCGGCGTGCCAAGCATCAGGTACAAGCCTGCGGCGCCCAGCGGCAGGACGAACGCTACCGTGAGAGCTAGCGCGAAGATGCCGCGGGGGCGGCCCTGCCGGCGGCCCTGGCGGATCAGCGGCCATAGCAGCAGGGCCAGCGCCGCGGCGGTCATGGCCGCGGCGAGGAGGTAGAACACAGGCTTCACCAATCGTCCCCTTCGTCGTTCGCGACCGTTTCGCCCGGCGTGGAGGCAGTGCCGCGGCCGCGCTTGCAAATGGTGACCACGACCACGGCTGCGCCGGCCAGCAGGATCGCCAGCGGTCCGAACCACAACAGCAGCGTGCTGCCCTGTACCGGTGGGTCGTACAGCACGAAATCCGAATAACGGTCGACCAGGTATTGCTTGATCTCCGCGTCGCTCTTGCCCTGCCGCATCAGCTCGAAGACCTGATGGCGCAGATCGCGCGCGAGGTCGGCGTTGGAATCGGCGAGGTTTTCGTTCTGGCAGACCAGGCAGCGCAGCTGGCGCGTCAGCTGCTGGAATCGCGCTTCTTCGGCGCGATCCTTGAACGGCATCGGGTCGATCGCCTGCGCGCTGAGCATGCCGCTGAACGTTACGAACGCGGCCAGCAGCATGCGGAAAAGCAGAGAGGCCCCTTTCACGGCGCCTCCTTCTGCAGGGCCGCAATCGCAGGCTTCAGTTCCTTGTCGATCACCTTCGGCGTCAGCGGGCCGATGTGCTTGTAGCGGATGACGCCTTTCGCATCGACCAGGAAGGTTTCCGGCGCGCCGTACACGCCGAAGTCGATCGCGGTGCGGCCTTCGCGGTCGGCAATGACCAGGCCATAGGGATTGCCGTGGCGTTCCAACCAGGCCTTGGCCTCATCCGGCTCGTCCTTGTAGTTGTAGCCGACCAGCGGCACGCCGATACGCTGGCCTTCGCTCATCAGTACCGGATGCTCGTCGCCGCAGGCGATGCACCAGCTGGCGAAGACATTGATGAGGTAGGGCTTGCCGAGCATCGCTTCGCGGGTGACGGTCTGCGTCGGATCGTCCAGTTTCGGCAGCGCGTAAGCTGGCGCCGGCTTGTTGATCAGCGGGGAAGGCACCTCGCGCTGGTCATGGCGGGTGTTCCACCAGATGCCGAAACCGAACAACGCCACCAGCAGCAGGAATCCGAAGAACGGAATCAGGCGGCTCATGCACGGGACTCCTGGGCCGAGATCGTTGGCGCGTCGGCCGTTTCACGCCGTGTGCGGAAACGCCGGTCCGCCGCGCTGAAGAAACCGCCCAGCATCATTAGCAGGCCACCGGCCCAGATCCATCGCACGAAGGGCTTGTGATACAGCCGCAGTGCCCAGGCCCCTTCTGGGTCGTTGCGATCCATCGGTTCGCCCAAGGCGACGTAGAGGTCGCGCGTCACG
It contains:
- a CDS encoding homoserine O-acetyltransferase, with translation MSHDARRYFDLPSPFRMKRGGELRGARVAFETWGKLSDARDNAVLILTGLSPSAHAASNAQDPSPGWWEAMVGPGKAIDTDRWFVICVNSLGSDKGSTCPASINPATGEPYRLDFPELALEDVANAAYAAVRSLDIEQLACLIGCSMGGMSALAYMLLHPGSARAHISVDTAPQAQPFAIAIRSLQREAIRLDPQWNNGRYDDAHYPETGMSIARKLGVITYRSAMEWNGRFARIRLEPEQRDDDPFGFEFQVESYLQGHAQRFVRGFDPNSYLYLSRASDWFDVSEYGGGSILEGLKRIRVEQALVIGVSTDILFPLEQQEQIAEGLRAAGADVEFVALDSPQGHDAFLVDIENYSRAIGGFLGRL
- a CDS encoding DsbE family thiol:disulfide interchange protein; its protein translation is MSRLIPFFGFLLLVALFGFGIWWNTRHDQREVPSPLINKPAPAYALPKLDDPTQTVTREAMLGKPYLINVFASWCIACGDEHPVLMSEGQRIGVPLVGYNYKDEPDEAKAWLERHGNPYGLVIADREGRTAIDFGVYGAPETFLVDAKGVIRYKHIGPLTPKVIDKELKPAIAALQKEAP
- a CDS encoding tetratricopeptide repeat protein → MKPVFYLLAAAMTAAALALLLWPLIRQGRRQGRPRGIFALALTVAFVLPLGAAGLYLMLGTPVALNGVEKQAEQPLTIDQAVAELRTHLAEQPKDLQGWLLLAQTYGAMRKSDKARDAYGEALKLDPDSTVAMVGWAESDSIARPDHRIEGRALDLLERAVQQEPDNQRGLWLLGISQFQHDRYAEAATTWRKLQPMLEPGSTVAKAVAEQIAIAEARAGGSPVAQETPTADGPALRVQVSLAPSLKGKLGAGDTLFVYARAEQGPPMPLAVARMDAAALPASVTLTDAMGMTPQLKLSSAKRVFVGARISKNGQAIAQPGDLEGDAGVVDVNAAAPVKIEIDKVH
- a CDS encoding YegP family protein is translated as MAGRYLLRRSGAQYYFVLQAANYQTLITSERYTTKQSAEGGIASVRVNSPIDARYNRLTAKDGSPYFVLKAANGEPIGTSETYSSAGAREGGIEATKIVGPIAPTVDET
- a CDS encoding tyrosine-type recombinase/integrase, whose product is MPKLITDVALRKAKPQDKPYKIAVSNGLYLLVNPIGSKLWRWKYRVAGKEKLLALGSYPVVSLQDARQRHEEARRLLAQGEDPSERRRAEKAARVQAEAIASDTFERVARDWMAYREAKGDTAETTAAKDRWRLEAYLFPHIGQRPITEITAIELRDVLRKAEEAGKRETASRAKITAGQVFRWAVLEGRTHSDITSSLRRLFTTPKPTHRATITDPKKIGELLRAIEGFSGQPVTQAALELAPLVFVRPGELRKAEWSEFDLNAAMWRIPGERMKMKAPHLVPLSSQAVEILRDLHGLTGHGHYVFPGVRTASRPMSENTINAALRRLGYATDEMTGHGFRSMAATRLNEMGWNADAIERQLAHAESNKVRGAYTHAAQYLEERKRMMQGWADYLAGLKAGGKVVPIKRKKG
- a CDS encoding cytochrome c-type biogenesis protein, which produces MLLAAFVTFSGMLSAQAIDPMPFKDRAEEARFQQLTRQLRCLVCQNENLADSNADLARDLRHQVFELMRQGKSDAEIKQYLVDRYSDFVLYDPPVQGSTLLLWFGPLAILLAGAAVVVVTICKRGRGTASTPGETVANDEGDDW
- a CDS encoding cysteine dioxygenase family protein; protein product: MLTVEFPGCRKLIDAIDSAVSKPSTPEITDSLRNSLCQLIRSQEVKLPDCVFETVEGRYARRELYRSEQHDYCVVAMTWGPGQGTPIHDHCGMWCVEGVWSGALEVVQYERLADQDGQWRFQPVGSIQAGPGSAGSLIPPHEYHTIRNPSDDAVAVSLHIYSGPMTHCAIFKPVGTDHCYERTDRQLGLDPVH